From the Streptomyces syringium genome, one window contains:
- a CDS encoding PhoH family protein encodes MVTSKNRRENDRRTYVLDTSVLLADPGAMARFEEHEVVLPVVVVTELEAKRHHPELGYFARKALRLLDEYRVQFGRLDSPIPIGELGGTLRVELNHSDPGILPAGFRLGDNDSRILAVARNLQAEGYDVTVVSKDLPLRIKASAVGLLAEEYRAELAITDSGWTGMAELAITAEQVDELFADERTYVPEAAELPVHTGLVLQSERGKALGRVCADGSVRLVRGDREAFGIHGRSAEQRVALDLLLDPDIGIVSMGGRAGTGKSALALCAGLEAVLERRQHRKVMVFRPLYAVGGQELGYLPGSESEKMSPWAQAVFDTLSAVTSAEVIEEVVGRGMLEVLPLTHIRGRSLHDAFVIVDEAQSLERNVLLTVLSRIGANSRVVLTHDVAQRDNLRVGRYDGVVAVVEKLKGHPLFSHVTLTRSERSPIAALVTEMLEDGRI; translated from the coding sequence GTGGTGACCAGCAAGAATCGCCGTGAGAACGACCGGCGCACGTATGTCCTCGACACCAGCGTCCTGCTGGCCGACCCAGGAGCCATGGCCCGCTTCGAGGAGCACGAGGTCGTGCTGCCCGTCGTGGTGGTCACGGAGTTGGAGGCCAAGAGGCACCACCCGGAGCTCGGCTACTTCGCCCGGAAGGCACTGCGCCTGCTGGACGAATACCGGGTGCAATTCGGCCGTCTCGATTCACCGATTCCGATCGGTGAGCTCGGCGGAACGTTGCGGGTCGAGCTCAATCATTCCGATCCGGGCATACTGCCCGCCGGCTTCCGCCTCGGTGACAACGACTCGCGGATCCTCGCGGTCGCCCGCAATCTCCAGGCCGAGGGGTATGACGTCACCGTCGTCTCCAAGGACCTGCCGCTGCGGATCAAGGCGTCGGCGGTCGGGCTGCTCGCGGAGGAGTACCGCGCCGAGCTCGCCATCACCGACTCGGGCTGGACGGGGATGGCGGAGCTGGCCATCACCGCCGAGCAGGTCGACGAACTCTTCGCCGACGAGCGGACCTACGTGCCCGAAGCGGCCGAACTGCCCGTGCACACCGGTCTGGTGCTGCAGTCCGAGCGCGGCAAGGCGCTGGGGAGGGTCTGCGCCGACGGCTCGGTGCGGCTCGTGCGGGGCGACCGGGAGGCCTTCGGTATCCACGGCCGCAGCGCCGAGCAGCGCGTCGCGCTCGATCTGCTGCTGGACCCCGACATCGGGATCGTCTCGATGGGCGGCCGGGCGGGTACGGGCAAGTCGGCGCTGGCGCTGTGCGCCGGGCTGGAGGCGGTGCTGGAGCGCCGCCAGCACCGGAAGGTGATGGTCTTCCGGCCGCTGTACGCGGTGGGCGGGCAGGAGTTGGGCTATCTGCCGGGCAGCGAGTCGGAGAAGATGAGCCCGTGGGCCCAGGCCGTCTTCGACACGCTCTCGGCAGTGACGAGCGCCGAGGTGATCGAGGAGGTCGTCGGGCGCGGCATGCTGGAGGTGCTGCCGCTCACCCACATCCGCGGCCGGTCCCTGCACGACGCGTTCGTGATCGTCGACGAGGCGCAGTCGCTCGAGCGGAACGTTCTCCTGACCGTTCTGTCCCGGATCGGCGCCAATTCGCGGGTGGTTCTCACCCATGACGTGGCCCAGCGGGACAATCTGCGCGTCGGGCGGTACGACGGTGTGGTCGCCGTGGTCGAGAAGCTGAAGGGGCATCCCCTCTTCTCGCACGTCACCCTCACGCGTTCGGAGCGGTCGCCCATCGCGGCCCTGGTGACCGAAATGCTGGAGGACGGCCGTATCTGA
- a CDS encoding Cmx/CmrA family chloramphenicol efflux MFS transporter has translation MPVAVYILSLGIFAQGTSEFMLSGLLPTMAEDLGVSIPDAGLLISAFAVGMLVGAPLLAVATLRVPRRTALVAFQAVFIAGHVVGALSPSYELLFATRVVTAVAYAGFWAVAAVTAVSMVPVESRAKAMSVVATGLSLATVLGVPAGTVLGQHAGWRAAFWAVAVLTAASLVSVVLFLPGSLGAGGPARTVRQELVAFVRPRLWLSYGITALSIGGVIVSFSYLAPLLTEVSGVPESWVPAVLSLYGVGALVGLTIGGRTADARPFPTLFLGLAGVVAFSLALWWAAGNTVLAVVLVFFLGLVGFVTNPAVQSRVFALGGDAPTLVGAVNTSAFNVGITVAPMLGGLAIDAGLGYRSVAWVGAAIGVAGLLATALAAALERRGGADAPTGPGRGPREGVPSEPRREPIREGVARVASMTSNR, from the coding sequence GTGCCCGTCGCCGTATACATCCTGTCTCTGGGCATATTCGCCCAAGGCACCTCGGAGTTCATGCTTTCCGGCCTGCTGCCCACCATGGCCGAGGACCTGGGGGTGTCCATCCCCGACGCCGGGCTGCTGATCTCGGCCTTCGCCGTCGGCATGCTCGTCGGTGCGCCCCTGCTGGCCGTGGCCACCTTGCGCGTGCCGCGCCGCACCGCCCTCGTGGCCTTCCAGGCCGTCTTCATCGCCGGGCATGTGGTGGGGGCGCTGTCGCCCTCCTACGAGCTGCTGTTCGCGACCCGCGTCGTCACCGCCGTCGCCTACGCCGGGTTCTGGGCGGTCGCGGCCGTCACGGCCGTGAGCATGGTGCCCGTGGAGAGCAGGGCCAAGGCGATGTCCGTGGTCGCCACGGGGCTCAGTCTTGCCACCGTGCTCGGTGTGCCCGCCGGGACCGTGCTGGGGCAGCACGCCGGCTGGCGGGCGGCGTTCTGGGCGGTGGCCGTGCTCACCGCCGCGAGCCTGGTGAGTGTGGTGCTGTTCCTGCCGGGCAGCCTGGGCGCGGGCGGTCCGGCGCGCACCGTCCGGCAGGAACTGGTGGCGTTCGTCCGGCCGCGGCTGTGGCTCTCGTACGGCATCACCGCGCTCAGCATCGGCGGGGTCATCGTCTCCTTCAGCTACCTCGCCCCGCTCCTGACCGAGGTGAGCGGCGTCCCGGAGAGCTGGGTCCCGGCCGTGCTGTCGCTGTACGGGGTGGGTGCGCTCGTGGGCCTGACGATCGGCGGCCGTACCGCCGACGCCCGGCCGTTCCCGACGCTCTTCCTCGGCCTCGCCGGTGTCGTGGCCTTCTCCCTGGCGCTGTGGTGGGCGGCGGGCAACACCGTGCTGGCCGTCGTGCTGGTCTTCTTCCTCGGCCTCGTGGGCTTCGTGACCAATCCGGCCGTGCAGTCCCGTGTCTTCGCCCTCGGCGGCGACGCGCCCACCTTGGTCGGGGCGGTGAACACCTCGGCGTTCAACGTCGGCATCACGGTGGCACCGATGCTGGGCGGCCTGGCCATCGACGCGGGCCTCGGCTACCGCTCCGTCGCCTGGGTCGGTGCGGCGATCGGCGTGGCCGGTCTGCTCGCGACCGCCCTGGCCGCCGCCCTGGAGCGGCGCGGGGGCGCCGACGCCCCGACCGGACCGGGGCGGGGGCCGCGCGAGGGGGTGCCGTCGGAGCCCCGGCGGGAGCCGATCCGGGAAGGTGTCGCCCGTGTGGCGTCAATGACGTCAAACCGGTGA
- a CDS encoding isoprenyl transferase: MKLRDLVYRLYARRVEGRLDHEQVPKHIGVILDGNRRWARADGRTTEQGHQAGADKIQELLGWCAETDVEVVTLWMLSTDNLDRSAEELNPLLGIIENTVRGLAEDGRWRVHHVGTLDLLPARTQRVLKEAEQATDGIAGILVNVAVGYGGRQEIADAVRSLVLEAAENGSSFEELAETVDVEHISKHLYTRGQPDPDLVIRTSGEQRLSGFMLWQSAHSEYYFCEVFWPAFRKVDFLRALRDYAARHRRYGF, translated from the coding sequence GTGAAGTTGCGCGACCTGGTGTACAGGCTCTACGCACGCCGGGTGGAAGGCCGCCTCGACCATGAGCAGGTGCCCAAGCACATCGGTGTCATCCTCGATGGCAACCGCCGCTGGGCGCGCGCGGACGGCCGTACGACGGAACAGGGTCATCAGGCGGGTGCCGACAAGATCCAGGAGCTGCTCGGCTGGTGCGCCGAGACCGACGTCGAGGTCGTGACGCTCTGGATGCTGTCCACCGACAATCTGGACCGGTCGGCCGAGGAGCTCAACCCGCTGCTGGGCATCATCGAGAACACCGTGCGCGGTCTGGCCGAGGACGGCCGCTGGCGCGTCCACCACGTGGGCACGCTCGATCTGCTCCCGGCCCGCACCCAGCGGGTACTGAAGGAAGCCGAGCAGGCGACCGACGGCATCGCCGGGATACTCGTCAACGTCGCCGTCGGCTACGGCGGCCGGCAGGAGATCGCGGACGCGGTGCGCTCCCTCGTGCTGGAGGCCGCGGAGAACGGCAGCTCCTTCGAGGAGCTGGCCGAGACCGTCGACGTCGAGCACATCTCCAAGCACCTCTACACCCGCGGCCAGCCCGACCCGGACCTCGTGATCCGAACGAGCGGTGAACAGCGGCTGTCCGGCTTCATGCTCTGGCAGAGCGCGCACTCGGAGTACTACTTCTGCGAGGTCTTCTGGCCCGCCTTCCGCAAGGTCGATTTCCTGCGGGCCCTGCGCGACTACGCGGCCCGCCACCGGCGGTACGGGTTCTGA
- the mgrA gene encoding L-glyceraldehyde 3-phosphate reductase codes for MTDSTHFRAAESRYDSMEYRRTGRSGLKLPAISLGLWHNFGDDRTLESQRAILRRAFDLGVTHFDLANNYGPPPGSAELNFGKLFAQDFRPYRDELILSTKAGYLMHPGPYGEWGSRKYLLSSLDASLGRMGVDYVDIFYSHRFDPETPLEETMGALASAVRQGKALYAGVSSYNAEQTREAARLLREMGVPALIHQPSYSMINRWTEDDELLDTLEAEGMGCISFAPLAQGLLTDKYLKGIPEGSRAAQGKSLDPGLLTDDVVRRLRGLNEIAQRRGQSLAQLALTWVLRDERMTSALIGASGVGQLEANVAALGAAKLTEEELAEIDALAVSTEGVNIWARRS; via the coding sequence ATGACCGATTCCACGCATTTCCGCGCGGCCGAAAGCCGATACGACTCCATGGAGTACCGGCGTACGGGCCGCAGCGGACTCAAGCTTCCCGCCATTTCCCTCGGACTGTGGCACAACTTCGGCGACGACCGCACCCTGGAGTCGCAGCGCGCCATCCTGCGCCGCGCCTTCGACCTGGGTGTCACGCACTTCGACCTCGCCAACAACTACGGCCCGCCGCCGGGGTCCGCCGAGCTGAACTTCGGCAAGCTGTTCGCCCAGGACTTCCGCCCCTACCGGGACGAGCTGATCCTGTCGACCAAGGCCGGCTACCTCATGCACCCAGGCCCGTACGGCGAGTGGGGCTCGCGGAAGTATCTGTTGTCCTCCCTCGACGCGTCCCTGGGCCGAATGGGTGTGGACTACGTCGACATCTTCTATTCGCACCGGTTCGACCCGGAGACCCCGCTGGAGGAGACGATGGGCGCGCTCGCGTCCGCCGTCCGCCAGGGCAAGGCGCTGTACGCGGGCGTCTCCTCGTACAACGCGGAGCAGACCCGCGAAGCCGCCCGGCTGCTGCGCGAGATGGGCGTCCCGGCGCTCATCCACCAGCCGTCCTACTCCATGATCAACCGGTGGACGGAGGACGACGAGCTGCTCGACACCCTGGAGGCGGAGGGCATGGGGTGCATCTCCTTCGCACCGCTCGCGCAGGGGCTGCTGACCGACAAGTACCTGAAGGGCATCCCGGAGGGCTCGCGCGCGGCGCAGGGGAAGTCGCTGGACCCGGGGCTGCTCACCGATGACGTCGTGCGCCGGCTGCGCGGGCTGAACGAGATCGCGCAGCGCCGCGGCCAGTCCCTCGCCCAGCTCGCCCTGACCTGGGTGCTGCGCGACGAGCGGATGACCTCGGCGCTGATCGGGGCGTCCGGCGTGGGACAGCTGGAGGCGAATGTGGCGGCGCTCGGCGCGGCGAAGCTGACCGAAGAGGAGCTGGCGGAGATCGACGCCCTCGCGGTGAGCACGGAGGGCGTCAATATCTGGGCCCGGCGCTCCTAG
- a CDS encoding LysR substrate-binding domain-containing protein, translating into MPQARPRQPSLAQLRAFAAVAEQLHFRDAATAIGMSQPALSGAVSALEDALGVQLLERTTRKVLLSPAGERLAARARTVLEAVGAFMEEADAVRAPFTGVLRLGVIPTVAPYLLPTVLRLVHESYPALDLQVHEEQTSSLLDGLTQGRLDLLLLAVPLGAPGVTEIPLFDEDFVLVTPSDHWLAGRGDIPRAALRELELLLLDEGHCLRDQALDVCREAGRTEGAPVTTSAAGLSTLVQLVGGGLGVTLLPRTALRVETGRNDQLSTGYFADPAPSRRIALAMRAGAARQGEFEEFAVALRMALRGLPVRIVG; encoded by the coding sequence GTGCCGCAGGCGCGGCCCCGGCAGCCCAGCCTCGCCCAGCTGAGGGCCTTCGCCGCCGTCGCGGAGCAGCTCCACTTCCGTGACGCGGCGACCGCCATCGGCATGAGCCAGCCCGCTCTCTCGGGCGCCGTCTCGGCGCTGGAGGACGCGCTCGGAGTGCAGCTCCTCGAGCGTACGACGAGAAAGGTGCTGCTCAGTCCCGCGGGTGAGCGACTCGCGGCGCGCGCCCGGACCGTCCTCGAAGCGGTCGGCGCCTTCATGGAGGAGGCCGACGCGGTCCGCGCGCCCTTCACCGGGGTGCTCCGGCTCGGCGTCATCCCGACCGTGGCGCCCTATCTTCTCCCCACCGTCCTGCGCCTGGTCCACGAGTCCTATCCCGCCCTCGATCTCCAGGTCCACGAGGAGCAGACCTCCTCGCTGCTGGACGGGCTCACCCAGGGGCGGCTGGACCTGCTGCTGCTCGCCGTGCCGCTCGGCGCGCCCGGCGTCACCGAGATCCCGCTCTTCGACGAGGACTTCGTGCTCGTCACACCGAGTGACCATTGGCTGGCCGGGCGCGGGGACATACCGCGGGCCGCGCTGCGTGAGCTGGAGCTGCTGCTGCTGGACGAGGGGCACTGCCTGCGCGACCAGGCCCTCGATGTCTGCCGGGAGGCGGGCCGCACGGAGGGCGCCCCGGTGACGACCAGCGCCGCGGGCCTGTCCACCCTGGTGCAGCTGGTGGGCGGCGGCCTGGGCGTCACGCTGCTGCCGCGGACGGCCCTGCGGGTCGAGACGGGGCGCAATGACCAGCTCTCCACGGGGTACTTCGCCGACCCGGCGCCCTCCCGGCGCATCGCCCTGGCCATGCGTGCCGGGGCGGCGCGGCAGGGCGAGTTCGAGGAGTTCGCGGTCGCGCTGCGGATGGCTCTGCGGGGCCTGCCGGTTCGGATCGTCGGCTGA
- a CDS encoding AI-2E family transporter: MSRLPQWVGGLGAGLTRFAQRLDERKAQTSGTADASEETHAPTPAGMSASSDTHGSSGTAMSSGTAGAAAGQAPVGVGAAVSEHEHVPPPPGYAPSVAPRPDPVAAVPWGVRVAAEVAWRLLILAASLWVLMRMISAVQLVVLAFVAALLITALLQPTVALLRRHGVPRGLATAMTFISGFVVMGLVCWFVVWQVTENLDDLTENVQHGITELKHWLLNSPFHVTEDQINNIADNLSKAIGTNTKDITSAGIEGVTVILEVLTGILLAMFSTLFLLYDGPKIWGWLLKLFPAAARDGVAGAGPRAWATLTAYVRGTVIVALIDAIFIGIGLFFLDVPMAVPLAVFIFLFAFIPLVGAVVSGALAVVVALVTRDMFTATMVLAVVLAVQQIEGHVLQPFILGRAVRVHPLAVVLSVAAGSLIAGIGGAVVAVPLVAVTNAVVGYLRAYARENALRTAAGEPSPEAAGQDVPAGSSGPPGEGRV, encoded by the coding sequence ATGTCCAGATTGCCACAATGGGTCGGCGGCTTGGGGGCGGGCCTGACGCGGTTCGCCCAGCGGCTCGACGAACGCAAAGCGCAGACGTCGGGGACCGCGGACGCGTCGGAGGAGACGCATGCGCCGACTCCGGCGGGTATGAGCGCTTCCTCTGATACGCACGGTTCATCCGGTACGGCCATGTCATCCGGTACGGCTGGAGCCGCGGCCGGGCAGGCTCCCGTCGGTGTCGGCGCGGCCGTCTCCGAGCACGAGCACGTGCCGCCGCCGCCCGGCTACGCACCCTCCGTCGCGCCCCGGCCCGATCCCGTGGCCGCCGTCCCCTGGGGCGTACGGGTCGCGGCCGAGGTGGCCTGGCGACTGCTGATACTCGCCGCCTCGCTGTGGGTGCTGATGCGGATGATCAGCGCCGTGCAGCTGGTGGTGCTGGCCTTCGTCGCGGCCCTGCTCATCACGGCGCTGCTCCAGCCCACCGTCGCCCTGCTCCGGCGGCACGGTGTGCCCCGGGGCCTCGCCACGGCGATGACCTTCATCTCCGGCTTCGTCGTCATGGGGCTGGTCTGCTGGTTCGTGGTCTGGCAGGTGACGGAGAACCTCGACGACCTGACCGAGAACGTGCAGCACGGCATCACCGAGCTGAAGCACTGGCTGCTGAACAGCCCGTTCCATGTCACCGAGGACCAGATCAACAACATCGCCGACAACCTCAGCAAGGCGATCGGCACCAACACCAAGGACATCACCTCGGCCGGCATCGAGGGCGTCACGGTCATCCTCGAGGTGCTGACCGGCATCCTGCTGGCGATGTTCTCGACGCTCTTCCTGCTCTACGACGGCCCCAAGATCTGGGGCTGGCTGCTGAAGCTGTTCCCGGCGGCGGCCCGCGACGGCGTCGCGGGCGCGGGCCCGCGCGCGTGGGCGACGCTCACCGCCTATGTGCGCGGCACGGTGATAGTGGCTCTGATCGACGCGATCTTCATCGGTATAGGGCTGTTCTTCCTCGATGTACCGATGGCGGTGCCGCTGGCCGTCTTCATCTTCCTCTTCGCCTTCATCCCGCTTGTCGGTGCCGTCGTCTCCGGCGCGCTCGCGGTCGTCGTGGCGCTGGTGACGCGCGACATGTTCACGGCGACGATGGTGCTCGCGGTCGTGCTCGCGGTGCAGCAGATCGAGGGCCACGTCCTCCAGCCCTTCATCCTCGGTCGGGCCGTGCGCGTCCACCCGCTCGCGGTGGTCCTCTCGGTGGCCGCCGGCTCGCTCATCGCGGGCATCGGCGGCGCGGTGGTCGCCGTCCCGCTGGTCGCGGTCACCAACGCCGTCGTGGGATACCTCCGGGCGTACGCGCGGGAGAACGCGCTGCGGACCGCCGCCGGGGAGCCCTCGCCCGAGGCCGCCGGGCAGGACGTCCCGGCCGGAAGCTCCGGACCACCGGGGGAGGGCCGGGTCTGA
- a CDS encoding SPFH domain-containing protein, with product MTDTIGTTETAPPEAAPAMVKPLVRETPAHDIGGGLALLLGLVGLLIGAGAVALGVVFGNDGKSGLCAAFVAAGILIGLGAIIAMSGLNTISPGETRVVQLFGRYRGTIRNEGLRWVNPFTSREQVSVRVRNHETAVLKVNDAYGNPIELAAVVVWRVEDTAQATFAVEDFQEFVATQTEAAVRHIAIEYPYDAHEEGGLSLRGNAEEITDMLAVELHARVETAGVHIIESRFTHLAYAPEIASAMLQRQQAGAVVAARKLIVEGAVGMVEQALERISEQGIVELDEERKAAMVSNLMVVLCGDRAAQPVLNTGTLYQ from the coding sequence ATGACCGACACCATCGGCACCACCGAGACCGCCCCACCCGAGGCGGCGCCCGCCATGGTCAAGCCGCTCGTGCGGGAGACCCCGGCACACGACATCGGCGGCGGGCTCGCCCTGCTGCTCGGCCTGGTGGGACTGCTCATCGGTGCGGGCGCGGTGGCCCTCGGCGTCGTCTTCGGCAACGACGGCAAGTCGGGCCTGTGCGCCGCGTTCGTCGCGGCCGGCATCCTCATCGGCCTCGGCGCGATCATCGCGATGAGCGGGCTGAACACGATCTCCCCCGGTGAGACCCGCGTCGTCCAGCTCTTCGGCCGCTACCGCGGCACGATCCGCAACGAGGGCCTGCGCTGGGTCAACCCCTTCACCAGCCGCGAGCAGGTCTCCGTCCGGGTGCGCAACCACGAGACGGCCGTACTGAAGGTCAACGACGCCTACGGCAACCCGATCGAGCTGGCGGCCGTGGTCGTGTGGCGGGTCGAGGACACCGCCCAGGCGACGTTCGCGGTCGAGGACTTCCAGGAGTTCGTCGCCACCCAGACCGAGGCGGCCGTGCGGCACATCGCCATCGAGTACCCCTATGACGCGCACGAGGAGGGCGGCCTCTCCCTCCGGGGGAACGCCGAGGAGATCACCGACATGCTCGCGGTGGAGCTGCACGCCCGCGTCGAGACCGCCGGTGTCCACATCATCGAGTCGCGCTTCACGCATCTGGCCTACGCTCCGGAGATCGCTTCCGCGATGCTCCAGCGGCAGCAGGCGGGCGCGGTCGTGGCCGCCCGCAAGCTGATCGTGGAAGGCGCCGTCGGCATGGTCGAGCAGGCGCTGGAGCGGATCAGCGAGCAGGGCATCGTGGAGTTGGACGAAGAGCGGAAGGCGGCCATGGTGAGCAATCTGATGGTGGTGCTGTGCGGTGACCGGGCCGCCCAGCCCGTCCTCAACACCGGCACTCTTTACCAGTGA
- a CDS encoding transglycosylase SLT domain-containing protein, giving the protein MSRISVRGFAVASATAVTTVGAVVGVASGNEQGSTTGQVEATAADATILAEIPAGQKLQAQTASLTEQADTQSAAAETAAKKEAEEAARKQAAEDASAKKEAAEEAEKKEAEEKAEKEREKKEEVSSRSATRDASSFEAKGSYTTAEVQAMARQMVPGDQFQCFSNIVNNESTWDYTAENPSSGAYGLVQSLPGSKMASAGADWRTNPATQIKWGLGYMNERYGSPCGAWSFWQANQWY; this is encoded by the coding sequence GTGAGCCGGATTTCGGTCCGGGGATTCGCCGTGGCATCCGCCACCGCGGTCACCACCGTCGGCGCCGTCGTTGGCGTCGCCTCGGGCAATGAGCAGGGCAGCACGACCGGTCAGGTCGAGGCCACTGCCGCCGATGCGACCATCCTCGCGGAGATCCCCGCCGGACAGAAGCTCCAGGCCCAGACCGCATCCCTCACGGAGCAGGCGGACACGCAGTCCGCCGCTGCCGAGACGGCGGCGAAGAAGGAAGCCGAGGAGGCCGCGCGCAAGCAGGCCGCCGAGGACGCCTCCGCCAAGAAGGAAGCCGCCGAGGAGGCGGAGAAGAAAGAGGCCGAGGAGAAGGCCGAGAAGGAGCGCGAGAAGAAGGAAGAGGTCAGCAGCCGTTCGGCCACGCGTGACGCTTCCAGCTTCGAGGCCAAGGGCTCCTACACCACCGCCGAGGTCCAGGCGATGGCCCGGCAGATGGTCCCCGGCGACCAGTTCCAGTGCTTCAGCAACATCGTGAACAACGAGAGCACCTGGGACTACACCGCGGAGAACCCCTCCTCCGGCGCGTACGGCCTCGTGCAGTCGCTGCCCGGTTCCAAGATGGCCTCCGCCGGCGCCGACTGGCGGACCAACCCGGCCACCCAGATCAAGTGGGGCCTCGGCTACATGAACGAGCGCTACGGCAGCCCCTGCGGCGCCTGGTCGTTCTGGCAAGCCAACCAGTGGTACTAG
- a CDS encoding peroxiredoxin: protein MLTVGDKFPEFDLTACVDLDADKAFAQIDHKTYEGKWKVVFFWPKDFTFVCPTEIAAFGKLNDEFADRDAQILGVSGDSEFVHHAWRKDHADLRDLPFPMLADAKHELMRDCGVEGEDGYAQRAVFIVDPNNEIQFTMVTAGSVGRNPKEVLRVLDALQTDELCPCNWSKGETTLDPVALLAGE from the coding sequence GTGCTCACTGTCGGTGACAAGTTCCCCGAGTTCGACCTGACCGCCTGTGTGGACCTCGACGCGGACAAGGCCTTCGCGCAGATCGACCACAAGACCTACGAGGGCAAGTGGAAGGTCGTCTTCTTCTGGCCGAAGGACTTCACCTTCGTCTGCCCGACCGAGATCGCCGCGTTCGGCAAGCTGAACGACGAGTTCGCGGACCGCGACGCCCAGATCCTCGGCGTCTCCGGCGACTCCGAGTTCGTCCACCACGCCTGGCGCAAGGACCACGCCGACCTGCGTGACCTGCCCTTCCCGATGCTGGCCGACGCCAAGCACGAGCTCATGCGCGACTGCGGCGTCGAGGGCGAGGACGGCTACGCCCAGCGCGCCGTCTTCATCGTGGACCCGAACAACGAGATCCAGTTCACCATGGTGACCGCCGGTTCCGTCGGCCGTAACCCCAAGGAGGTCCTCCGGGTCCTCGACGCCCTGCAGACGGACGAGCTGTGCCCCTGCAACTGGAGCAAGGGCGAGACCACCCTTGACCCGGTCGCGCTGCTCGCGGGCGAGTGA
- a CDS encoding alkyl hydroperoxide reductase — protein MALDELKSAIPDFAKDLKLNLGSVIGNSDLPQQQLWGTVLACAIASRSPRVLKELEPEAKANLSPEAYTAAKSAAAIMAMNNVYYRTRHLLSDPEYGNLRAGLRMNVIGNPGVEKVDFELWSLAVSAINGCGMCLDSHEQVLRKAGVDRETIQEAFKIAAVLQAVGATLDSEAVLNG, from the coding sequence ATGGCCCTCGACGAGCTGAAGTCCGCGATACCGGACTTCGCCAAGGACCTGAAGCTGAACCTCGGCTCGGTCATCGGCAACTCCGACCTCCCGCAGCAGCAGCTGTGGGGCACCGTGCTCGCCTGCGCGATCGCCTCGCGTTCGCCGCGCGTGCTCAAGGAGCTGGAGCCGGAGGCCAAGGCCAACCTCTCCCCGGAGGCGTACACCGCCGCCAAGTCCGCCGCCGCCATCATGGCGATGAACAACGTCTACTACCGGACCCGGCACCTGCTGTCGGACCCGGAGTACGGCAACCTGCGCGCGGGCCTGCGGATGAACGTCATCGGCAACCCGGGCGTGGAGAAGGTCGACTTCGAGCTGTGGTCCCTGGCCGTCTCGGCCATCAACGGCTGCGGCATGTGCCTCGACTCGCACGAGCAGGTGCTCCGCAAGGCCGGCGTGGACCGCGAGACGATCCAGGAAGCCTTCAAGATCGCCGCCGTCCTCCAGGCCGTCGGCGCGACCCTCGACTCCGAGGCCGTGCTGAACGGCTGA